In a genomic window of Suricata suricatta isolate VVHF042 chromosome 12, meerkat_22Aug2017_6uvM2_HiC, whole genome shotgun sequence:
- the BHLHE23 gene encoding class E basic helix-loop-helix protein 23 codes for MSPPCLSPPGGRPEGAVCKLGYTRRGRLPGCAPGPRRRPRASAARSPLRPLGAAGAPPAGGTDSDAGDVRREPPQRPGWRKDTGDARRRPREQRSLRLSINARERRRMHDLNDALDGLRAVIPYAHSPSVRKLSKIATLLLAKNYILMQAQALDEMRRLVAYLNQGQGLTGPVAAAPLAPFGQAAVYPFSAGAPLPCPDKCTAFSGTPSALCKHCNEKP; via the exons ATGTCGCCTCCCTGCCTGTCACCACCGGGCGGGCGGCCGGAGGGAGCCGTGTGCAAACTCGGTTACACTCGGCGAGGGCGCCTGCCCGGCTGCGCCCCAGGACCTCGGAGGAGGCCCCGGGCCAGCGCTGCGCGCTCCCCGCTCCGGCCCCTCGGCGCGGCTGGAGCACCTCCCGCCGGAGGAACAGACTCAGACGCGGGCGACGTGCGGCGGGAGCCCCCGCAGCGCCCGGGGTGGCGGAAGGACACG GGGGACGCGCGGCGGCGGCCCCGGGAGCAGCGCTCGCTGCGGCTGAGCATCAACGCGCGCGAGCGGCGGCGGATGCACGACCTGAACGACGCGCTGGACGGGCTGCGCGCCGTCATCCCCTACGCGCACAGCCCGTCGGTGCGCAAGCTCTCCAAGATCGCCACGCTGCTGCTGGCCAAGAACTACATCCTCATGCAGGCACAGGCCCTGGACGAGATGCGGCGCCTCGTGGCCTACCTCAACCAGGGCCAGGGCTTGACGGGCCCCGTGGCCGCTGCGCCCCTGGCGCCCTTCGGCCAAGCCGCCGTGTACCCCTTCTCCGCCGGCGCCCCGCTGCCCTGCCCGGACAAGTGCACCGCCTTCTCCGGGACGCCCTCCGCGCTTTGCAAACACTGTAACGAGAAGCCGTGA